The Candidatus Omnitrophota bacterium genome includes the window ATATACGCAGTAGGTAAATATAGCGAAGGGTAAAAAATGAAGAATAAATATTTTGAGGCAGGCAATATCTATCTTGCGATCTATCTTGTGTTCCGGGGATTTACCATGCGTGGGCTATTGGGTTCCGGAAGGTCGAAAAGGGTTTTATTCGAGGATACGCCCGA containing:
- a CDS encoding DUF5659 domain-containing protein; amino-acid sequence: MKNKYFEAGNIYLAIYLVFRGFTMRGLLGSGRSKRVLFEDTPEVRATSDNFFKDSDTQRLFNCYRRVKDFIFQNGV